In Pseudomonas poae, a single genomic region encodes these proteins:
- a CDS encoding shikimate kinase yields the protein MGRLLAKELRLPFKDSDKEIELRTGANIPWIFDKEGELGFRDREQAMIAELCGCDGVVLATGGGAVMREENRRALHAGGRVVYLHASVEQQVGRTARDRNRPLLRTANPEKTLRDLLALRDPLYREIADLVVETDERPPRMVVLDILERLQRLPPR from the coding sequence ATCGGCCGTTTGCTGGCCAAAGAGCTGCGCCTGCCGTTCAAAGATTCCGACAAGGAAATTGAATTGCGCACGGGTGCCAATATCCCATGGATCTTCGATAAGGAAGGCGAGCTGGGCTTTCGTGACCGCGAGCAGGCGATGATCGCCGAGCTGTGCGGCTGCGACGGCGTGGTATTGGCCACCGGCGGTGGCGCAGTCATGCGCGAAGAAAACCGTCGAGCCCTGCATGCCGGTGGTCGGGTGGTCTATTTGCATGCCTCGGTCGAGCAGCAGGTGGGCCGTACCGCCCGCGATCGCAATCGCCCGTTGCTGCGCACGGCTAATCCGGAAAAAACCTTGCGGGACCTGCTGGCGCTGCGCGATCCGCTGTATCGGGAGATCGCCGACCTGGTGGTGGAAACCGATGAGCGACCACCCAGGATGGTGGTTCTCGACATTCTTGAGCGCCTGCAACGGCTGCCACCCCGTTAA
- a CDS encoding pilus assembly protein — MSLLWLKLRALTHNTEKWPLPGKALLGCALAGAVWVVGDLAYLSPSRGRLYQVEAREVSLQQQVAQKTAQSASLEEHNRQLLLRQGRVDTLLRQLPSESEMPGLLEDIARLAQANGLLVESVTPLDEQPQSFYIEQPVQIGVTGAYHDLAMFVSGLGGLARIATAHDVALRPDGRLLRLDVLAKAYWRTQQGARSTEPIVQAQSFTYDSAGLRDPFQPLALQTEHAPGRPTPAPDLKRPRGILENLAVEQCEMVGTLSRGMHTFVLLRAANQVYRLAVGDYLGPDHGRITAIHDGHVELVELFPDKQGAWLERSRTLVLNVNS; from the coding sequence TTGAGCCTGCTCTGGCTCAAACTTCGCGCACTCACTCACAACACTGAAAAATGGCCCCTTCCCGGCAAGGCCCTGCTGGGCTGTGCGCTGGCGGGTGCGGTGTGGGTGGTCGGCGACCTTGCTTACTTGAGCCCCTCACGGGGGCGGTTGTATCAGGTCGAGGCGCGGGAAGTGTCCCTGCAGCAGCAAGTTGCGCAAAAAACCGCCCAGTCTGCCAGCCTGGAAGAACACAACCGCCAGCTACTGCTGAGGCAAGGTCGGGTCGACACGCTTCTGCGACAGTTGCCGAGTGAGTCCGAAATGCCTGGGTTGTTGGAGGATATTGCGCGCTTGGCGCAGGCCAATGGCTTGCTGGTCGAAAGCGTCACACCCTTGGATGAACAGCCTCAATCGTTTTATATCGAGCAGCCCGTGCAAATTGGCGTGACGGGCGCGTATCACGACCTGGCGATGTTCGTGAGCGGCCTGGGAGGCCTTGCGCGAATCGCCACCGCGCACGATGTTGCCTTACGACCGGATGGCAGGTTGCTGCGCCTCGATGTGTTGGCCAAGGCCTATTGGCGCACGCAGCAAGGTGCGCGTTCGACTGAGCCTATCGTGCAAGCCCAGTCGTTTACCTATGACTCGGCAGGTCTGCGCGATCCGTTCCAGCCGCTGGCCTTGCAGACCGAGCACGCGCCTGGGCGTCCAACCCCTGCGCCGGATCTGAAAAGGCCGCGAGGGATCCTGGAAAACCTCGCGGTGGAGCAGTGCGAAATGGTCGGCACTTTGTCTCGAGGCATGCATACCTTCGTCCTGCTACGTGCCGCTAACCAGGTATACCGCCTGGCGGTCGGCGACTACCTGGGACCAGACCATGGCCGGATCACGGCTATTCATGATGGCCACGTCGAACTGGTCGAGTTGTTCCCCGATAAACAGGGCGCTTGGCTGGAGCGCTCGCGAACCCTGGTGTTAAACGTCAACTCATAA
- a CDS encoding 3-dehydroquinate synthase, which yields MQTLKVDLGERSYPIHIGEGLLDQPELLAPHIAGRQVAIISNETVAPLYLERLSRSLAAYSVISVILPDGEAHKNWETLQLIFDGLLTARHDRRTTVIALGGGVIGDMAGFAAACYQRGVDFIQVPTTLLSQVDSSVGGKTGINHPLGKNMVGAFYQPQAVLIDTATLNTLPPRELSAGLAEVIKYGLICDEPFLTWLEEHVDGLRNLDQVALTEAISRSCAAKALVVNADERESGVRATLNLGHTFGHAIETHMGYGVWLHGEAVAAGTVMALEMSQRLGWISAQERDRGIRLFQRAGLPVIPPEEMTEADFLEHMAIDKKVIDGRLRLVLLRHMGEAVVTDDYPKEILQATLGADYRALAQLKG from the coding sequence ATGCAGACACTTAAGGTCGATCTAGGCGAGCGCAGCTACCCGATCCATATTGGCGAAGGTCTGCTGGACCAGCCCGAGCTGCTCGCGCCGCACATTGCCGGGCGGCAAGTGGCGATCATCTCCAACGAAACGGTCGCGCCGCTGTATCTTGAGCGTCTGAGCCGCAGCCTGGCAGCGTACTCGGTGATCTCCGTGATCCTGCCTGATGGCGAAGCCCACAAGAACTGGGAAACCCTGCAACTGATCTTTGATGGCCTGCTCACCGCTCGCCATGATCGCCGCACCACCGTGATCGCCCTGGGCGGCGGTGTGATCGGTGACATGGCCGGCTTCGCGGCCGCCTGCTACCAGCGTGGCGTGGACTTTATCCAGGTGCCGACCACGTTGCTGTCCCAGGTTGACTCGTCGGTGGGCGGCAAGACCGGTATCAACCATCCGCTGGGCAAGAATATGGTTGGCGCGTTTTACCAGCCACAGGCTGTCCTGATTGATACCGCCACCCTCAATACCCTGCCGCCGCGCGAACTGTCTGCGGGCCTGGCGGAAGTCATCAAGTACGGGCTGATCTGCGACGAGCCGTTCCTGACCTGGCTTGAAGAGCATGTCGATGGTCTGCGCAACCTGGACCAGGTTGCACTCACCGAAGCTATTTCGCGCTCCTGCGCGGCCAAGGCATTGGTCGTGAATGCCGACGAACGGGAGTCCGGCGTGCGGGCCACCTTGAATCTGGGCCACACCTTCGGCCATGCGATCGAAACCCACATGGGCTATGGTGTGTGGCTGCATGGGGAGGCCGTAGCGGCTGGCACAGTGATGGCATTGGAGATGTCGCAACGCCTGGGCTGGATCAGCGCCCAGGAGCGGGATCGCGGTATCCGCCTGTTCCAGCGCGCCGGTCTGCCGGTCATTCCGCCTGAGGAAATGACCGAGGCTGACTTCCTGGAACATATGGCGATAGACAAGAAAGTGATCGACGGTCGACTGCGACTGGTGCTGCTGCGCCACATGGGTGAAGCCGTGGTGACCGACGATTATCCAAAAGAGATTTTACAAGCCACGCTGGGAGCGGATTACCGTGCCCTGGCTCAGCTGAAAGGTTAA
- a CDS encoding fimbriae biosynthesis protein: MGRGCPRDGNCLWVGPEEFRLKTRINLLPWRQALAERRRKYFLAFLLAFAGVALAAVWLADQVIDRAIDRQVTRNNHLDKDVAVLDSRIKTIDDLQLQSQQLAERMKVVQDLHDGRSSSAQLLDQLARAVPEGVHLHEVVAKGDTVSISGSADSSQDIAQLMRSLEASEGAHATRLQHVRTEGARGNNEFQLMVRQGESTEAQP, translated from the coding sequence CTTGAAGACACGAATCAACCTTTTGCCTTGGCGCCAAGCCTTGGCAGAGCGGCGGCGCAAGTATTTCCTTGCGTTTCTGCTGGCGTTCGCCGGTGTGGCGCTCGCGGCCGTGTGGCTGGCGGACCAAGTGATCGACCGGGCCATTGATCGGCAAGTGACGCGCAATAACCATCTGGATAAAGATGTGGCCGTCCTGGACTCACGCATCAAGACCATCGACGACCTGCAACTGCAAAGCCAGCAATTGGCGGAGCGCATGAAGGTTGTGCAGGACTTGCACGATGGGCGTTCGTCCAGTGCCCAGTTGCTGGACCAGTTGGCGCGTGCTGTGCCTGAGGGCGTCCACCTGCATGAGGTGGTGGCGAAGGGTGACACGGTCAGCATCAGCGGCAGTGCCGACTCCAGTCAGGACATCGCCCAACTGATGCGTAGCCTGGAAGCTTCCGAAGGTGCCCACGCCACGCGGCTGCAACACGTGCGCACAGAAGGCGCTCGCGGCAACAATGAATTCCAGCTGATGGTGCGTCAGGGCGAGTCCACCGAGGCCCAGCCTTGA
- the gbpA gene encoding N-acetylglucosamine-binding protein GbpA, producing MSQWGGASSFVLASALLLPVQNAIAHGFLNDPPSRAFQCQKGLNKDCGGAQYEPQSVGETFKGFPAGVGGAPLQGPVDGKIASGGHGLFSAVDAQSATRWYKTEIKDRTVKFDWKYTAPHPVTKHEYFITRNGWNPNQPLARASFDSTPFCSVDGGNVLPTPGAKHECVIPQDKNGSHVLLGVWTVGDTDAAFYNVVDVNIIAEAELPGGWSNVGSIAPSNALLPGDKVKARAFTAAGESMPHSVEISIDNTEEGKPEHWAFKLAEKINKTQTLIQAGIRDEQGNVAPVKGQNNLYAQKDSGVVRYEVALDMKQDESARMVLSAFATNYVLDKGRATVNFSMLANRDMNVEATLFNASNKPVGTVKALAQGSGNWLEMDVRSEPGTHHMTLVGTTTDGRTTLQDTQPVNMTGEGGAKDYHFVFPEGLTTYDAGTRVLHPQTGEVYECKPFPESGYCKQYTPTATGFEPGVGHHWQTAWNQL from the coding sequence ATTTCGCAATGGGGCGGCGCGTCTTCGTTCGTCCTTGCAAGTGCGTTGCTACTGCCCGTGCAGAACGCCATCGCGCATGGCTTCTTGAATGACCCGCCTTCCCGGGCGTTCCAGTGCCAGAAAGGCCTGAACAAAGACTGCGGCGGTGCTCAGTACGAGCCACAAAGCGTGGGTGAAACCTTCAAGGGGTTCCCTGCTGGAGTAGGCGGCGCGCCGTTGCAGGGGCCGGTTGACGGGAAGATCGCCAGTGGCGGTCATGGCCTGTTTTCTGCCGTTGACGCTCAGTCCGCCACGCGTTGGTACAAGACTGAAATCAAGGATCGCACTGTAAAGTTCGATTGGAAGTACACGGCGCCGCACCCGGTGACCAAGCATGAGTACTTCATTACCCGCAATGGCTGGAATCCTAACCAGCCACTCGCACGCGCCTCGTTCGACAGCACCCCGTTCTGTTCGGTCGACGGTGGCAACGTACTGCCGACGCCAGGCGCCAAGCACGAATGTGTCATTCCACAGGACAAAAACGGTTCTCACGTTCTGCTCGGCGTTTGGACGGTCGGCGACACTGATGCCGCCTTTTACAACGTGGTTGACGTGAACATCATTGCCGAAGCGGAGTTGCCAGGTGGCTGGAGCAATGTTGGCAGTATCGCGCCGTCCAACGCACTGCTGCCTGGCGACAAGGTGAAGGCCCGTGCCTTTACTGCTGCGGGTGAGAGCATGCCGCACTCGGTTGAAATCAGCATCGATAACACTGAGGAAGGGAAACCTGAGCACTGGGCGTTCAAGCTGGCGGAAAAAATCAACAAGACACAGACCTTGATTCAAGCGGGTATCCGCGACGAGCAGGGCAATGTTGCGCCGGTCAAAGGCCAGAACAACCTGTATGCCCAGAAAGACAGTGGCGTGGTTCGTTACGAAGTCGCTTTGGACATGAAGCAAGACGAGAGCGCTCGCATGGTCCTGTCGGCGTTTGCTACCAATTACGTTCTGGACAAAGGCCGCGCAACGGTCAACTTCTCCATGCTCGCCAACCGCGACATGAACGTCGAAGCGACCTTGTTCAACGCTAGTAACAAACCTGTCGGCACTGTGAAAGCCCTGGCGCAGGGTTCCGGCAACTGGCTTGAAATGGACGTGCGCTCTGAGCCGGGTACTCACCACATGACATTGGTGGGCACTACCACAGACGGGCGTACCACGCTTCAGGACACCCAGCCGGTCAACATGACGGGTGAAGGTGGCGCGAAGGACTACCACTTCGTATTCCCGGAAGGCCTGACAACCTATGACGCCGGTACTCGCGTACTGCATCCGCAAACGGGTGAAGTTTATGAGTGCAAGCCGTTCCCAGAGTCGGGCTACTGCAAGCAGTACACACCAACCGCCACGGGCTTTGAGCCAGGTGTTGGCCACCACTGGCAAACCGCGTGGAACCAACTGTAA
- a CDS encoding cell division protein — MTSLHADEAFLGHYQLSHDPFAPRVPGFKFFPAQRKPVLGQLHHLARYSQLLLVVTGPLGSGKTLLRQALVASTNKQSVQSVVVSARGAGDAAGVLRQVAQSLDVATAEPNAILKQVVQLGLTGQEVYLLVDDAEQLDESALEALLALAAGTPEGRPHVFLFGESSLIADLEQISGDQELFHVIELQPYEEEETREYLAQRLEGAGAGIELFSAAQISDIHDSAGGWPGTINQVARDAMIEAMIASRSAVKRPKMGFTMPKKHVLAISAVVVVAVAAAWLIPGRSKAPTTAGAPTEQAQLPLGKPTPNVEFANSGQPTNLPMVGQPVMRGPLAEEAGGISEGDDGVPVEGSSATPPTVTTTAPPVGVPAGQPAAKPTPAPTVATAKPAPVTKPVAAAPVAKPVPAPAAKPAEKPVAVAKAGAAGSGWYGSQPASNFVVQILGTSSEANAQAFVKEQGGEYRYFKKVLNGKPLYVITYGNFSSRAAADSAIKSLPAKVQAGKPWPRTVASVQQELATTR, encoded by the coding sequence ATGACTAGTTTGCATGCCGACGAGGCGTTCCTCGGCCATTACCAGTTAAGCCACGACCCTTTTGCTCCACGGGTGCCTGGTTTCAAATTTTTCCCGGCCCAGCGCAAGCCGGTGCTTGGGCAGTTGCATCACCTTGCACGCTACAGCCAACTGCTGCTGGTCGTGACGGGGCCGTTGGGCAGCGGCAAGACCCTGCTGCGCCAGGCCCTGGTGGCCAGCACCAACAAGCAATCGGTTCAGAGCGTGGTGGTGTCGGCCCGTGGTGCCGGTGATGCGGCGGGCGTTTTGCGCCAGGTTGCCCAGTCGCTGGACGTGGCCACTGCCGAGCCGAACGCGATTCTAAAGCAGGTTGTGCAACTGGGCCTGACGGGCCAAGAAGTCTACTTGTTGGTGGATGACGCCGAACAGCTTGATGAATCTGCCCTGGAAGCGCTGCTGGCACTGGCAGCGGGTACGCCGGAAGGTCGCCCGCATGTGTTCCTGTTTGGTGAGTCGTCGTTGATCGCCGATCTGGAGCAGATCAGCGGCGATCAAGAGCTGTTCCACGTCATCGAATTGCAGCCTTACGAAGAAGAAGAAACCCGCGAATACCTGGCTCAACGCCTGGAAGGCGCAGGGGCGGGTATCGAACTTTTCTCCGCTGCGCAGATCTCTGATATTCACGACAGCGCAGGCGGCTGGCCTGGCACCATCAACCAGGTCGCCCGCGATGCGATGATCGAAGCCATGATTGCCAGCCGCTCTGCGGTCAAGCGTCCAAAGATGGGGTTCACCATGCCTAAGAAGCACGTATTGGCTATTTCCGCCGTTGTCGTGGTCGCTGTTGCCGCTGCCTGGTTGATTCCAGGTCGTAGCAAGGCGCCAACCACGGCCGGCGCGCCAACCGAACAGGCGCAATTGCCACTGGGCAAGCCCACGCCAAACGTCGAATTCGCCAATTCCGGGCAACCGACCAACCTGCCCATGGTTGGCCAGCCTGTGATGCGTGGCCCGCTCGCCGAAGAAGCCGGCGGCATCTCCGAAGGCGACGACGGTGTGCCGGTGGAAGGCTCAAGCGCTACACCGCCAACCGTGACTACCACTGCACCACCTGTGGGTGTGCCTGCAGGTCAGCCGGCGGCCAAGCCAACGCCAGCACCGACTGTTGCCACCGCCAAACCGGCACCGGTGACCAAGCCCGTCGCCGCTGCGCCCGTTGCCAAGCCTGTTCCGGCCCCAGCGGCCAAGCCTGCTGAAAAACCTGTCGCCGTCGCTAAAGCCGGCGCGGCTGGCAGCGGCTGGTATGGCAGCCAACCAGCCAGCAATTTCGTCGTGCAGATCCTCGGCACCAGCTCCGAAGCCAACGCCCAGGCGTTCGTGAAAGAGCAGGGCGGCGAGTACCGTTATTTCAAGAAAGTGCTCAACGGCAAGCCTCTCTACGTGATCACCTACGGCAACTTCTCCAGCCGTGCAGCCGCTGATTCTGCGATCAAATCCTTGCCAGCGAAGGTTCAGGCTGGTAAACCTTGGCCTCGCACTGTCGCCAGCGTTCAACAAGAACTGGCAACAACTCGCTGA